In Crassostrea angulata isolate pt1a10 chromosome 6, ASM2561291v2, whole genome shotgun sequence, a genomic segment contains:
- the LOC128187534 gene encoding putative potassium channel regulatory protein: MTKESSTTVPSYVPTPKMDDKIKKINESQRKRIILNIGGRKFETSVSTLMVKPHSVLAKMISPGGVKPYSVVNVYTYFIDRNPQNFNYVLDYLRNGGDLPLDALPLDQKSLREIVMEAKFYELRNLELICEKKIIKIKNLDLTAELAALSKM; the protein is encoded by the coding sequence ATGACCAAAGAATCAAGCACCACAGTTCCGAGCTACGTACCAACACCAAAGATGGATGATaagataaagaaaataaatgagtCTCAGAGGAAGAGAATTATTCTCAATATTGGGGGGAGGAAATTCGAGACCTCAGTGTCGACCCTTATGGTCAAACCCCATTCAGTGTTGGCCAAAATGATATCACCAGGAGGAGTGAAACCTTACAGTGTCGTCAATGTGTACACGTATTTTATTGACAGGAACCCACAGAACTTCAACTATGTATTAGATTACCTAAGGAATGGAGGAGATCTTCCCCTGGATGCTTTGCCACTAGATCAGAAGAGCTTACGTGAAATTGTCATGGAGGCTAAATTTTATGAACTACGAAATCTAGAATTGATTTGTGAGAagaaaatcatcaaaattaaGAACCTCGATTTAACCGCAGAGTTGGCTGCTTTAAGCAAGATGTAA